One Streptomyces coeruleorubidus DNA segment encodes these proteins:
- a CDS encoding ABC transporter permease: MSTLTEAPPPLAPQAPEPKPPKRRGHWTPYWLLLPGILWLLVFFALPMIYQASTSVQTGSLEEGYKVTWHFATYWDALSEYWPQFVRSVLYAGTATILCLLLGYPLAYLIAFRAGRWRNLIMILVIAPFFTSFLIRTLAWKTILADGGPLVGALDTLHVLDVTNWLGWTAGDRVLATPLAVVCGLTYNFLPFMILPLYTSLERIDGRLHEAAGDLYARPWTTFRKVTFPLSMPGVVSGTLLTFIPAAGDYVNADLLGSTDTRMVGNVIQTQFLRVLDYPTAAALSFILMAAILLMVTLYIRRSGTEDLV; encoded by the coding sequence ATGTCGACACTCACCGAGGCGCCACCGCCGCTCGCACCACAAGCTCCCGAGCCGAAACCTCCGAAGCGAAGGGGCCACTGGACGCCGTACTGGCTGCTGCTCCCCGGCATCCTCTGGCTGCTGGTGTTCTTCGCGCTGCCGATGATCTACCAGGCCTCCACGTCCGTACAGACGGGCTCCCTGGAGGAGGGCTACAAGGTCACCTGGCACTTCGCCACGTACTGGGACGCGCTGTCCGAGTACTGGCCGCAGTTCGTCCGCTCGGTGCTCTACGCGGGCACCGCGACGATCCTGTGCCTGCTGCTCGGCTACCCGCTCGCGTATCTGATCGCCTTCCGCGCGGGCCGCTGGCGAAACCTGATCATGATCCTGGTGATCGCGCCGTTCTTCACCAGCTTCCTGATCCGCACCCTGGCCTGGAAGACGATCCTCGCGGACGGCGGCCCGCTCGTCGGCGCGCTCGACACGCTGCATGTCCTGGACGTGACCAACTGGCTCGGCTGGACCGCGGGTGACCGGGTTCTGGCCACGCCGCTCGCGGTGGTGTGCGGACTGACGTACAACTTCCTGCCGTTCATGATCCTGCCGCTGTACACCTCGCTGGAGCGCATCGACGGCCGGCTCCACGAGGCCGCCGGTGACCTGTACGCGCGTCCCTGGACGACCTTCCGCAAGGTCACCTTCCCGCTGTCGATGCCGGGTGTCGTCTCCGGCACGCTGCTCACCTTCATCCCGGCGGCCGGTGACTACGTCAACGCCGACCTCCTCGGCTCCACGGACACCCGCATGGTCGGAAACGTCATCCAGACGCAGTTCCTGAGAGTGCTCGACTACCCGACGGCCGCGGCGCTCTCCTTCATCCTCATGGCGGCC